The Pygocentrus nattereri isolate fPygNat1 chromosome 29, fPygNat1.pri, whole genome shotgun sequence genomic sequence acatataccgAGCTACACAGGCACTTTCAGACAGAAAGGTGCCAAACTGTTGCTTTGGTTTCTTaaagaatcttttaatgattaTATCTTTAAAGAGGATTTCCACAAATCTTTCAAAATtcccaaaaaaatgtaaaaaattttcAATCAGTCATTCTGAGttgttaattgtagagaaacttacagacagGAAACCAGGGGGTCAAGGTGTTTGTAATAcgaatatagacattttatttactctccaaaataGCCAGTGGCCAgagttttttaatgtaatgctaATTATAGtagtaaaatgcaaaaaatgttttggggACTATCCTGCCTTACAACTCCCTGCATGTGCCTCTTCACTGTTAGCAGCGTTTAAACATggtttaggccaaaagcttctcaaaaCTGCCAAGAGAACACGtatcagacatcaggcaacatattcataaccatttcttgtactaagtttctgtgagggagcttttagaggcattaaatgtttcagacgtctggttcccatcaccaccactgtgaacaaaaacagtaagtttctctaaaacagagcatttcacatcaaaccgctctaaatgattttgtttttatcttaacCTTCTATTTTGGTACTTCAGTgtaaagcagttcaaatgatAATTTGGAGAAAAAATGCAATGTACAGAATCCCTTACCCCAAATATATTTAAGCGGCGAAGACATTTTTAGCTTGAACTAAGCCAGCTTTTATTCAAAAACTAATGAAGTATAAGGTTCCAGTATTTGTcagctagctacattagccttgtcgCTAGAGTgcgaaactaaagaagcaatcttcagacaccaaacatgtctcggctgGTGAACATTTGCAGTAAGTAGAAGATTGTATACGTGTGAGTTCCAATAACCTATCAAAAATATGCATGctgatgtaatataatatacatatgaATGATAAATTCAAACACAAGAGTCTCAAATTAAGTGATGAATTTTTATGTTGTGCTTTGGCCCGTAGCTAACATTGTGTCTTTCCTGATCTTCTGGAGACGCAAATGCATGCTCTCCAAATCCAGCGCCCTCTACCTGATGGCCATCGCTGTTGCAGATACAGCCGTCCTGCTGTTCATCGTGGTTTTGGAACTCATTGTCAAATTCTACACAGTAGAGCCCTTCTGGTTTCGAGACCCCTGGTGTAGCATGCGAGATGTCTTCAACTATGGGGCCTACAATGTCTCCACCTGGCTAGTGGTGGTCTTTACTGCTGAACGTTTCCTGGCCATTACCACGTGGAGCTTAAAGAACAGGATTTGCAACCCTCGCTGTGCGCTAAGGGTCATCTGTGGCGTCTTTGTGGTGGGTCATTTGCTGGCCGTGCCCTACTACTGGGCTTATATATCAATCTACAGCCAAGACGCCCAACACTGGCTCTGCATCTACCGGCCAGATTCTCCCCTTGAGTATGCCCTCACCATGGTGAGCCTCCAGGCAACTCTTTCCCATATCTTGCCCTTCATCTTTATCATTGTCCTCAACGGCCTCACCCTGCGCCAGATATCCCTCAGCAATCGGGTGCATACGGCTGCAGAAATGTGTAAATCAATCTCCGGCCATAAGGTTGCACCACTGCTACGTTCACGAAAGAGGAAGTCGGTGGTACTTCTGGTGACCGTATCCATGACTTTTGTGCTGCTGTCTACCACACGTTCCATCACACAGCTCATCCTACGCACCAAGGGTCTGCACGTGGATCGTGATGACTACAGTCTGGACATAAACGTGGCAGCAGATATCGGCACCATGCTTAGCCTTAGCAATGCAGCTGTGAACATGTACCTGTATGCATGCACGCAGACCAAGTTCAGACAGGAATTTATAGCTTGTGTCAAACATTGTCTATGGAGAGGCTGCCTGGTCAGAAACAGTCCATCATCATGTACGCCTGGACACGCATGAGAAAGACTCATACCAGGAGACTATTCAGGTGATTTACAAAACAAGGTGCAgtataatttgtatttaatacGGATCCCAATTACTGTATTTATACtcatttcttattctttttatcAAGTTTTAATTCTTTAGATTCTTTCAGTTTCAACTATAACTTTAATGTTATGAAACGACTGCACTTTCTTCATCTTTACAGATCTGTAAAAAGgaattttaccattttttttcttcataaaacagTCTAAAAAGACCAAAGATGTAAGCAGAGTCAGTcgaagtggtttgatgtgaaatgcgttgttctagagaaacttgccaaagCAGAATTCTTCCAGTgttggtcataggaaccagatgtcatttcatttaatgcctctaaaagctgcctaacagatttttaaaatttttattagattttatatataattctGAGAAAAAGTGTTGATCTAAAACATTGTAAAATCCAAAACTTTTGTAAAATGCGTTCatatattttaccatcatcagggttatataaaaactcagaagacatgtgaaggttcactggtggctttggagagtaaataaaatggtgaaATTTACATTGTAGAATTCGCAACAcctggttactatcaccaccactctaaagCTTCTCTACAATTGACCACTTcgtcaaaccaccctgaatttctgtttacatctcaacaactagGTTATGTAAAGCATTTTGGAAGACAAAATGACAATCACTGAAAAGAGGTCAATGAGGTCAgtgaacaacagcaacaaaaacacacttatacatgtacaaatatgtaataattatgtaattatgtgcATAAGTGTAATAattgtgtaaatatgttcaCACTTATCAAATGTTATTTGAATTCAATTCTGGTTAAGAATcaatgcagctttttaaaaggTTTCCATTATCTTCATATACACTTTTAGTTCAAGTTTGCTGCACTTTGGTGCTCAGTTTTCACATCATGTGAGTCAACATTCACTGGCCCTTATTCACCACAGCTGCAAGTTTGATCATACAAATGCACCACAGATGAAACTGAAGGATACAACATGTATATGGTCTAAtctgataaaaataaatgagtgcACGTTGGCCAGTGTGCTCCCAAAGTAACTATGCACTCAACTATGTTTCCTCTCAACTATTATACTTATCTTCTTTGATTTTACTCATGTAAAGATACACTTGTGACAATAAACCACATGCTGCTTATGCACAGGACAGCATTTACTACTTCTTTACAAATCGTTAAGGTGTTCGCTCCATATCTACAGCAGGCTTTGTTTGGGATTCCTTGTATCATGGGAAGCAGAATTACCAACAAACTttgactgaactctggaggtgtggaaaaaatatccctgcagatttccttaaaactgaaagtgaatcttctgaaaagaacagctgctggaataaaggtaaagagtggacacattaaatactgagaAGCGTTTTAGTTTTTGAGGtttttgtgcaattttctgtaaatatgtcttCTGCTTTTTAAACTTTCAGCTTTAAGAACTATAATGGCTGTTAGTGACTGTACATTAAATGCCTTTTGTACATATATGGCTTGTACAATATGAAACTGTCTGCAAAACCTATTAAAAGAATTTGCATCACTATGTAAGAATATACTCATCTAATGGCTCATTAAAGCCCTGTAATAACCCACTGTTTTAActgtaaaaaatacaaatgctgaatgaacataaaaatgtacatattatttACTAGCATTTAGCATGCTGTTTAAAATGGAACAAGTCTCTTTCTCAACATGATGGTTATTACCTCTGAAGCATTATCATTGGGCTAATTGTCAATCAcagtacactcactggccactttattacatacaccttgctagtaaaagttcagacctcttttaccttcagagctgccttaattcttcatgtcatactttcaacaaggtgttggaaatgttcctcagagattttggttggttatttgagttcctgttgcctttctatcatctggagccagtctgcccattctcctctgacct encodes the following:
- the LOC108414049 gene encoding probable G-protein coupled receptor 139 encodes the protein MRGDMAAQEHWMIHLQRVYYPVLAAIGIPSNIVSFLIFWRRKCMLSKSSALYLMAIAVADTAVLLFIVVLELIVKFYTVEPFWFRDPWCSMRDVFNYGAYNVSTWLVVVFTAERFLAITTWSLKNRICNPRCALRVICGVFVVGHLLAVPYYWAYISIYSQDAQHWLCIYRPDSPLEYALTMVSLQATLSHILPFIFIIVLNGLTLRQISLSNRVHTAAEMCKSISGHKVAPLLRSRKRKSVVLLVTVSMTFVLLSTTRSITQLILRTKGLHVDRDDYSLDINVAADIGTMLSLSNAAVNMYLYACTQTKFRQEFIACVKHCLWRGCLVRNSPSSCTPGHA